A single region of the Papilio machaon chromosome 13, ilPapMach1.1, whole genome shotgun sequence genome encodes:
- the LOC106717746 gene encoding uncharacterized protein LOC106717746 gives MSDEESVDIKQELLDLLTNVQPNLQDVIKRSFTNVILQQNKNGEQIKPDTLEDTSYFAKNTQVNLTRLELLRTPTFHLQTVSLDLKSMALNLKCSLGEVSVKGLYSAFNENLYNLIPVMSEGHVLISLSNMTADVNVGLVMEDDVFNFINPGIDFVHDEVIVKLSWPSPQRNGGYEFTTTEQLAKHIDDLPLTAAVSLPLYALLRHRLQRHLALVLRQATSVSDLLYSNPSMLEVYRSMAADLALNGNRVVDMVLINMRRTLLQTRREVLELPPLHATFMHKIGSISFVGKFETEAGWLKNLATINRVSDVSVSHHGDDRTSFSVTLKIKDLQIGYEGYRMRAMGVSCAGRVAAALAHCALHLRLSVGRARAENYAQLDCLRLDHLQSMDMHVTGLGPLSGAAGLVRTWTRGASVAHAAPALTAQLTHELHTALAELPLWDLLHANQYTSPT, from the exons agCTTCACAAATGTTATATTGcaacagaataaaaatggtgaACAAATCAAACCTGATACACTGGAGGATACATCATATTTTGCGAAAAATACCCAAGT TAATCTAACAAGATTGGAACTACTCCGGACACCTACATTCCACCTGCAAACAGTATCTCTAGATCTCAAATCAATGGCGCTAAATCTGAAATGTTCACTAGGTGAGGTCAGTGTGAAAGGACTATACAGTGCATTTAATGAGAATCTATATAACTTAATACCTGTTATGTCAGAGGGACATGTTTT AATATCATTATCAAATATGACAGCTGATGTAAATGTTGGCTTAGTGATGGAAGATGAtgtgtttaatttcattaacccGGGAATTGATTTTGTACATGATGAAGTTATAGTCAAG ctGTCATGGCCGTCACCTCAAAGGAATGGTGGATATGAATTTACTACAACGGAACAATTAGCTAAGCACATAG ATGATCTACCGCTGACAGCGGCGGTGTCTCTGCCACTGTACGCGTTACTGAGACATCGACTGCAGCGGCACCTGGCACTGGTGTTGCGTCAGGCCACAAGCGTCTCCGACCTGCTCTACTCCAACCCCAGCATGCTCGAAGTCTACAG atCGATGGCAGCAGATTTAGCTCTCAATGGTAACCGAGTAGTGGACATGGTGCTAATCAACATGCGGCGGACTTTACTGCAGACTCGCCGCGAGGTGCTCGAGTTGCCGCCTCTACATGCTACTTTTATGCACAag ataggATCGATATCGTTCGTGGGTAAGTTCGAGACGGAGGCGGGCTGGCTGAAGAACTTGGCCACCATCAACAGGGTCAGTGACGTCAGCGTCTCTCATCACGGAGACGACAGGACCAGCTTCAGTGTCACGCTCAAGATAAAAGATCTGCAG ATCGGGTACGAGGGGTACCGCATGCGTGCGATGGGCGTGTCGTGTGCGGGACGTGTTGCCGCCGCGCTCGCTCACTGCGCACTACATCTGCGCCTCTCTGTCGGACGCGCACGCGCAGAGAACTACGCGCAGCTAGACTGTCTGCGTCTAGATCATCTGCA GTCAATGGACATGCACGTTACTGGTCTGGGACCCCTGAGTGGTGCCGCGGGTCTGGTGCGAACTTGGACCCGGGGGGCAAGTGTAGCCCACGCGGCGCCCGCCCTCACTGCGCAGCTCACACACGAGCTGCACACCGCACTCGCAGAGCTGCCACTGTGGGACCTGCTGCATGCAAACCAATACACATCGCCCACATAA